A genomic segment from Spinacia oleracea cultivar Varoflay chromosome 3, BTI_SOV_V1, whole genome shotgun sequence encodes:
- the LOC110788478 gene encoding protein ESMERALDA 1 isoform X2: METMCKQVYFRRYGLPDSNGFIYVEANGGLNQQRASICNAVAVAGYLNATLVIPNFHYHSIWRDPSKFNDIYDEEYFMSMLQNHVRVVNMIPDYLMARYDHNMSNVYNFRIKAWSTIQFYKDNVYPKLLEEKVIRISPFANRLSFDTPPAVQRLRCLANYEALRFSSPILTLGETLVARMKEHSVRSGGKYVSVHLRFEEDMVAFSCCIFDGGKQEKLDMEAARERGWRGKFTKPGRIIRPGAIRINGKCPLTPLEVGLMLRGMGFDRNTSIYLASGKIYDAERNMAPLFEMFPLLQTKEMLASPEELAPYKNYSSRMAGVDYTVCLHSEVFVTTQGGNFPHFLMGHRRYLYGGHSKTIRPDKRKLAQIFDNPSIGWRTFKRHMLHIRSHSDSKGFELKRPNDSIYSFPCPDCMCHIGKSEDSRSVSAT; encoded by the exons ATGGAAACCATGTGTAAACAAGTCTACTTCCGGAGGTACG GCTTGCCTGATTCGAAtggttttatttatgttgaggcAAATGGCGGCTTGAACCAGCAGAGAGCATCG ATATGCAATGCAGTTGCTGTGGCAGGCTATCTTAATGCCACACTTGTTATTCCAAATTTTCATTATCATAGCATCTGGAGGGATCCTAG TAAGTTCAATGACATATATGATGAAGAATATTTCATGAGTATGTTGCAAAATCACGTACGTGTGGTCAATATGATTCCTGATTACCTGATGGCTCGTTATGACCACAACATGAGCAATGTTTACAATTTCAGAATAAAAGCGTGGTCTACTATCCAATTCTATAAGGACAATGTGTACCCAAAACTGCTTGAAGAGAA GGTTATAAGGATCTCTCCATTTGCGAATCGATTGTCATTTGACACTCCTCCAGCTGTTCAACGGCTTAGGTGCTTGGCAAATTATGAAGCTTTGAGGTTCTCAAGTCCAATCTTAACATTGGGGGAAACATTGGTTGCAAGAATGAAAGAGCATAGTGTAAGAAGTGGTGGCAAATACGTATCTGTGCATCTTCGCTTTGAAGAG GATATGGTTGCTTTCTCTTGTTGTATATTTGATGGTGGTAAGCAAGAAAAACTTGATATGGAGGCAGCAAGAGAAAGAGGTTGGAGGGGCAAATTTACTAAGCCTGGCAGGATAATACGTCCTGGTGCTATCAGAATCAATGGAAAATGTCCACTTACACCATTGGAG GTTGGTTTGATGCTTCGTGGTATGGGCTTTGACCGAAACACATCTATTTATTTGGCTTCAGGAAAGATATATGATGCAGAAAGAAATATGGCCCCGTTATTTGAAATGTTCCCTCTTTTGCAAACTAAGGAGATGCTTGCATCTCCAGAGGAGCTTGCACCATATAAG AATTATTCCTCCAGGATGGCTGGTGTAGACTATACTGTTTGCCTACATAGTGAAGTGTTTGTTACAACTCAAGGTGGTAATTTCCCTCATTTTTTGATGGGCCATCGGAGATACTTGTATGGAGGGCACTCGAAGACAATTCGTCCGGACAAGCGAAAGTTAGCTCAAATTTTTGATAATCCTAGTATTGG ATGGAGAACGTTCAAGAGGCATATGCTACATATTCGATCACATAGTGATTCCAAGGGCTTCGAGCTCAAAAGGCCAAATGACTCCATTTACAGCTTCCCATGTCCAGACTGTATGTGTCATATCGGTAAATCAGAAGATTCGAGATCAGTGTCTGCAACGTGA